Below is a genomic region from Geoglobus acetivorans.
ATCACATCCAAAACGTTGCTGTTTATCTCCCTTGCTTTTTCAAGGACTGTCTTTCTGTATTTTTCAGGATCAATCCCCCTCAGGATTTTTCCCCTCATCTCCGGAATCGCCCACTTGATAATCAGAGACGGCAGCCCGGCGATGACTATCTCCCCATCAAGCTCCCGAAGAGCCTTCTCAAAATAAACCCCCATGACGAACGGTTGAAAACCTTTCAGATTTTCTCTCGCCCACTTCCACCCCTTCCTGCCTGTCGTGAGCACCACGCGATCATACTGCTTGGCTATCATCACCTTGGCATCAACAAGCTCATCACACCAGGGTTCGACGAAGCCAGTGGTTCCGAGGATGGAAATCCCACCCTTTATTCCGATTCGGGGATTGTCCGTGAGAGTGGCTAAAGCATTACCTTTGGGAATAGTTATTCTGACTGAACCATCATAATCGTATTTTGCTCTTGTCATTTCGATATTTCTGAGAATTTGATTCCTGGCCGAGAGACTGACAGCAGGTTTTCGTCTGAACCTACCAATACCCTCTCCAAACTCGAGACTTTCACTCACCTCTGCTCTTATCTCAACACCGTCAGTGACATCAAACGAGTGGTCTCCAGAGAATTTTTTTGCCACTGCCACCCCGTTTTTTGCTTTAACTCCCACCTCGACATATATCCCGGCGGGAGTCCATACCTCGACCTTCTCACTTTCTCCGAAAAGGGATGCTATCGCTCCTATCGCCGAAGCTGAGGCGGTTGTCGCAGTTGTTATACCTCTCTTCAGCCATCCCCTGTGGGTGAGAATGTAAAGTCCTGACTCTATCCTGCTCCTCACTCTGTCAGGGCCTGTCTTCTCTGCCTCCCTTTCGACCCATTCCTCCGGGTAACTGTAAAGTTCAAGAGGGTCTTTCATAAGCAAGATTCACGAGGGCGTTGAACACGGCAACTGCGAGTGTCGAGCCACCTCTCGTGCCTGCGGTCGTGATTGACGGAATATCAAGCTCCCGGATCATTTCCTTCGACTCACTGGCATTCACAAACCCCACGGGCGTTGCTATGATGAACTTTGGCCTCACACCTTCCTGCACGAGATTGTAAAGAGCTATTGCCGCAGATGGTGCATTGCCCACAATGGCGATTCCTCCATCCACCTTTTCCCTCAGAGCGTACATTCCGCACATGGCTCTCGTAAGTCTGGTGTCATTCCCATGCTTAACGGCCACAAACACATCCCCTCTGAACCTTCTCCTGTTTATCCCCGCAGAAACCATGTTCACATCGCACACAACTGTTGTGTTCTCAAGCACCGCCAGTATTCCTGCCTCAACAGCGTTTCCTTTAAAAACGATTAGATCCTTTACATTCGGATCTCCGGTTGCAATTATGCACCTCTGAATGACTTTTTCTTCCAGAGTTTCTCCCCTGACATACTTCTCCACAATCCCGTAACTCTTCCTCACAATTTCGTCCGCATCTAACGTGACGTTGCCCATATCCTGCACATTCACACCTCCAGATCATATTTCTCCGAATATCCTCTTGGAGTTATCATCTGACCACCATCCACGATTGTTCCAGACGAAGGGATTATGATCAGCGTATGCATGTCCGCAAGTCCTACAACCTCATCGAGTCGCACAACCCTGATATCCTCACCATCCCTGCAAACATTTCTGGCGAGGGCAACAAAGCAGTTGCCCCTGTACTCCTGAATTATTTCAACAGCATTTTCCAGCCGGGATTTCCTCTTTCTGCTCGAGGGATTGTACAGCGCAATAACAAAATCCCCCTCAAGTGCAGTTCTCAGCCTCCTTTCGATGAGGGCCCATGGAGTGAGCAGGTCACTCAAACTGATCACGGCATGATCCCCGGCTATGGCAGAGCCAAACAGAGGGGAAGCTGCATTTAAGGCAGAAACTCCCGGAACCACTTCCCAGTCAATTTCGATTCCATTCCTGTAAATGACCTCCGCAACAAGAGGGGCAAGTCCGTAAATGCTGGGATCTCCACCGCTAACAAGACAGACAAGATAACCTTCCCCTGCAAGCCCTATGGCCTTTTTCACTCTCTCAACCTCTCTGCCCATTCCGCTCTCTACGATCTTGCCAGTTATAATATCTCTGACAAAATCAAGGTATCTTTTATGCCCTATAACATAATCTGCACTTTCAAGGACTTCTTTAGCTTTAAGCGTAAGCAATTCCCTGCATCCGGGTCCTATCCCAACGACATAAAGCTTACCTTGCGATTGCAACTGTAACGCCTCCGTAAATTTTTTTGGGAAGTAAAATCTTTTTTTCTCTCGAAAAATAAAGAGCACATGCCTCGCTAACACTCTTAAGTCCGATACGGTCAGCCTTAGATTCAGACAGGACTTCCGTGCTGTTAATTTCCTGATCACTCAGAAACATGAGAGGTCTCTTAAAGTAATCAGACACCCTTATCAGTTCCTCGCTGCCTTTTTTTCCCTCCCACGTTGAAATTACACGGATATCATTCTTTCCAGCCCCAATTTCCTTCAAAGCCCGTTCAATAGCGCAGATTATTTCTTCAGCCATGGAATTTTTCCTGAATCCGATGCCCACACTCAGCCCATCCTCGAACTCCATTGCGGTGGTTATCACTGCCCTCATTCCAAGCTTCTCAAGCCTCAGAGCAATCTCGTTCGCTCCATGGTGCCCTCCCAGGAGAGGTACTGCATAATTCATCCCCTTGTCAATCACCACGATAGCAGGATCAGCCCATTTGCTCTTTATAATTCCACACACCCCCCTGACGACAATGCCGGTGGGCATGATGGCAACGATTGCATCACAATCAGCAAGTTTCTCCCACACATTTTTCTCATAGATTACAATTTCTCCACTTAAAAATCCGGCAACTTTTTTCAGCTTTTCCAGGTCTTTTTCAAATCCAACTACCGCGATGCGTATAGTATCGACCTCCTTGCAGTTTTTATGGCTCTGCCTATGATTATTGTTGCAGTTTTTCTGATTCCTGCCTTTTCTACCTTGTCAGCGATATCGGCAAGAGTTCCCTCAATAACCCGCTCGTCCTCTCTGCTCGCCCTGTAAACAACGCACACGGGCTCATCATAACCTCTGATTTTCCCCACTCTCTCGGCAATATCTCTGATTTTATCTATCCCCAGCAAAATTACCAGCGTGGAATTTGTTCTCGCAAACTCCTCAATCTCATCCTTCTCGAGTGTCATGCCTGCCGGTCTTGTTACCACCACACTCGGGATGTCTGGCGAGGTTAACTCGCTCTTCATTGCGGATGCGGATGCAAAGATGCTGCTGACTCCCGGGATCACCTCAACCTCAATCCCACGCTTTTCAAGCTCCGCAATCTGCTCATTTATCGCCCCGTAAATGCTTGGATCGCCGCTCTGCAACCTGACCACAAGTTTCCCCTCTCTGACGGCCTTTTCAATTAAATCAACGATTTCCTCGAGACTTTTCCCGTAGCTGTCCACCTTTTCACCACTGAATTCATCCAGAAACCCAGCCTCAACAAGCGAACCCGGGTAGATTATGAGATCTGCCTCCTTTAGCAGTTTGTAGGCTTTTACTGTAAGAAGTTCCGGGTTGCCAGGACCGAAACCCGCAAAATATACCTTCATCTCCACCCCACCAGCAAAGTGAAATACGACGACTTTTCTTTCGGCTCCCCAATGGACTCTCCCTCCATGAACATCCTCTCTACCTGGACAACTCTGTAGCCCTCATTTCTGAGCGTTTCAGCCAGTTCCAAAGACTTGACTGCTTTTAAAACAACTACATATCGCTCTTCGCCATCGAGAGCCGAACTTACTCTGAAAGAAGAGTCAACAAACCTTTTAAGTTTTGAGAAAACGGCTGTAAAGCTCGGTACACCTGGAACAAGTTCAACATCAACTCCAGGATTCCTCTGTTTCACAGCATGGAACACATCCTGAAACGTCGAAAAAAATGCAACATCTCCCAGCACACAGAAAGCTATGTCCTCTTCAACGCATCTCTGTGCAAGCTCACTGGAAAGCACATCAACAATTTTCTCAGCATTGCCCATCGGAAATTCAACGACTCTGACATCCTCCCTGTAATTTCTTACCACGTTCTCAGCAAGCCTTCCCGGCACAATAACTTCATCCACCTGCTCGATCACTTTTTTAGCCCTGAGAGTTACAAGTTCCGCATCGCCCGGCCCAAGACTAACTCCGTAAAGCATGCCCGACCACCACGAAAACAGGATTGTAAGATTTAAAAGCCATGCCTCCCGCAAGTTCGTAGCTTTTAGATATGCTTGCAAGAACTATCTCCTCAAACATCCCCTTCTCCTTAAGCTTTTCTGCAACCCTGAGAGCCACATCCATTCTCGCACAGTTAACTGCAATCCTGTTTGCTCTGCAAACATCAATCATCCTCTCTATGTCCCTCGTCCCGCCGAAAAAAACCCCATCAACCTCAT
It encodes:
- a CDS encoding cobalt-precorrin-5B (C(1))-methyltransferase, coding for MKDPLELYSYPEEWVEREAEKTGPDRVRSRIESGLYILTHRGWLKRGITTATTASASAIGAIASLFGESEKVEVWTPAGIYVEVGVKAKNGVAVAKKFSGDHSFDVTDGVEIRAEVSESLEFGEGIGRFRRKPAVSLSARNQILRNIEMTRAKYDYDGSVRITIPKGNALATLTDNPRIGIKGGISILGTTGFVEPWCDELVDAKVMIAKQYDRVVLTTGRKGWKWARENLKGFQPFVMGVYFEKALRELDGEIVIAGLPSLIIKWAIPEMRGKILRGIDPEKYRKTVLEKAREINSNVLDVILLRS
- a CDS encoding cobalamin biosynthesis protein, which gives rise to MWEKLADCDAIVAIMPTGIVVRGVCGIIKSKWADPAIVVIDKGMNYAVPLLGGHHGANEIALRLEKLGMRAVITTAMEFEDGLSVGIGFRKNSMAEEIICAIERALKEIGAGKNDIRVISTWEGKKGSEELIRVSDYFKRPLMFLSDQEINSTEVLSESKADRIGLKSVSEACALYFSREKKILLPKKIYGGVTVAIAR
- the cobJ gene encoding precorrin-3B C(17)-methyltransferase; the protein is MQSQGKLYVVGIGPGCRELLTLKAKEVLESADYVIGHKRYLDFVRDIITGKIVESGMGREVERVKKAIGLAGEGYLVCLVSGGDPSIYGLAPLVAEVIYRNGIEIDWEVVPGVSALNAASPLFGSAIAGDHAVISLSDLLTPWALIERRLRTALEGDFVIALYNPSSRKRKSRLENAVEIIQEYRGNCFVALARNVCRDGEDIRVVRLDEVVGLADMHTLIIIPSSGTIVDGGQMITPRGYSEKYDLEV
- a CDS encoding SAM-dependent methyltransferase, translated to MLYGVSLGPGDAELVTLRAKKVIEQVDEVIVPGRLAENVVRNYREDVRVVEFPMGNAEKIVDVLSSELAQRCVEEDIAFCVLGDVAFFSTFQDVFHAVKQRNPGVDVELVPGVPSFTAVFSKLKRFVDSSFRVSSALDGEERYVVVLKAVKSLELAETLRNEGYRVVQVERMFMEGESIGEPKEKSSYFTLLVGWR
- a CDS encoding precorrin-8X methylmutase, with translation MGNVTLDADEIVRKSYGIVEKYVRGETLEEKVIQRCIIATGDPNVKDLIVFKGNAVEAGILAVLENTTVVCDVNMVSAGINRRRFRGDVFVAVKHGNDTRLTRAMCGMYALREKVDGGIAIVGNAPSAAIALYNLVQEGVRPKFIIATPVGFVNASESKEMIRELDIPSITTAGTRGGSTLAVAVFNALVNLAYERPS
- a CDS encoding cobalt-precorrin-4/precorrin-4 C(11)-methyltransferase; amino-acid sequence: MKVYFAGFGPGNPELLTVKAYKLLKEADLIIYPGSLVEAGFLDEFSGEKVDSYGKSLEEIVDLIEKAVREGKLVVRLQSGDPSIYGAINEQIAELEKRGIEVEVIPGVSSIFASASAMKSELTSPDIPSVVVTRPAGMTLEKDEIEEFARTNSTLVILLGIDKIRDIAERVGKIRGYDEPVCVVYRASREDERVIEGTLADIADKVEKAGIRKTATIIIGRAIKTARRSILYASR